From a region of the Solanum stenotomum isolate F172 chromosome 2, ASM1918654v1, whole genome shotgun sequence genome:
- the LOC125854456 gene encoding WD repeat-containing protein DWA2 isoform X1: MQGGSNGIGYGLKYQARCIADVKADTDHTSFLTGTLSLKEENEVHLIRISSAGTELLCEGLFSHPNEIWDLASCPFDQRIFSTVFSSGETYGAAIWQIPELYGQSNSPQLERIASLDAHNSKIKCTLWWPTGRHDKLVSIDEQNLFLWSFDTSKKNAQVQSQESAGVLHSLTGGAWDPHDYNALALTSESSVQLWDLRTMKKTNSIDHPHVRNLDYNVKRVYTLVTAEDESGIHIWDLRMLKFPVLDLPGHTHWTWTVKCNPEYEDLILSAGTDSAVNLWLASPPSSDEPTSESFDSPNKPVDPLLNSYSDYEDSVYGLAWSCREPWIFASLSYDGRVVVESTKPHLPRK, from the exons ATGCAAGGAGGATCAAATGGAATCGGTTATGGCCTCAAATATCAG GCACGATGCATTGCCGATGTGAAAGCTGATACTGATCACACCAGTTTCCTCACCGGAACTCTCAGcctcaaagaagaaaatgag GTACATTTGATCCGGATTTCTTCAGCTGGTACTGAATTGCTCTGCGAAGGTCTTTTTTCTCATCCTAACGAGATCTGGGACCTTGCGTCGTGTCCCTTCGATCAACGGATTTTCTCTACTGTTTTTTCTTCCG GTGAAACATATGGGGCAGCAATATGGCAGATCCCTGAGTTGTATGGCCAGTCGAATTCTCCACAACTAGAGAGGATTGCATCTCTTGATGCTCATAATTCGAAGATAAAGTG CACACTTTGGTGGCCAACAGGAAGGCATGACAAGTTGGTTAGCATTGATGAACAGAATCTTTTCCTCTGGAGCTTTGATACTTCAAAGAAGAATGCACAG GTACAATCACAAGAATCAGCAGGTGTGCTACATTCTTTAACTGGGGGCGCCTGGGATCCCCATGATTATAATGCTCTAGCACTAACAAGTGAATCATCAGTCCAACTTTGGGATCTACGGACAATGAA GAAAACAAATTCAATCGATCATCCTCATGTCCGTAATTTGGATTACAATGTGAAGAGAGTGTATACACTT GTAACGGCTGAAGATGAATCTGGGATACATATATGGGATCTTAGAATGCTGAAGTTTCCAGTCCTTGATCTCCCTGGACATACTCACTG GACATGGACTGTCAAGTGCAATCCCGAATATGAAGACTTAATTCTG AGTGCTGGAACTGATTCTGCGGTCAATCTGTGGCTGGCTTCTCCTCCTAGTAGTGACGAACCAACTTCAGAGAG CTTTGACTCCCCTAATAAGCCAGTGGATCCATTGCTTAATTCATATAGTGACTATGAAGACAGTGTATATG GACTTGCTTGGAGCTGTCGAGAGCCATGGATATTTGCATCATTGTCATATGATGGAAGG GTGGTTGTAGAATCAACCAAGCCTCATCTTCCAAGAAAATAA
- the LOC125854456 gene encoding WD repeat-containing protein DWA2 isoform X2 has translation MQGGSNGIGYGLKYQARCIADVKADTDHTSFLTGTLSLKEENEVHLIRISSAGTELLCEGLFSHPNEIWDLASCPFDQRIFSTVFSSGETYGAAIWQIPELYGQSNSPQLERIASLDAHNSKIKCTLWWPTGRHDKLVSIDEQNLFLWSFDTSKKNAQVQSQESAGVLHSLTGGAWDPHDYNALALTSESSVQLWDLRTMKKTNSIDHPHVRNLDYNVKRVYTLVTAEDESGIHIWDLRMLKFPVLDLPGHTHWTWTVKCNPEYEDLILVLSLHFLYLFVYPMYVESILVHTLTEPQFSMLNFPRK, from the exons ATGCAAGGAGGATCAAATGGAATCGGTTATGGCCTCAAATATCAG GCACGATGCATTGCCGATGTGAAAGCTGATACTGATCACACCAGTTTCCTCACCGGAACTCTCAGcctcaaagaagaaaatgag GTACATTTGATCCGGATTTCTTCAGCTGGTACTGAATTGCTCTGCGAAGGTCTTTTTTCTCATCCTAACGAGATCTGGGACCTTGCGTCGTGTCCCTTCGATCAACGGATTTTCTCTACTGTTTTTTCTTCCG GTGAAACATATGGGGCAGCAATATGGCAGATCCCTGAGTTGTATGGCCAGTCGAATTCTCCACAACTAGAGAGGATTGCATCTCTTGATGCTCATAATTCGAAGATAAAGTG CACACTTTGGTGGCCAACAGGAAGGCATGACAAGTTGGTTAGCATTGATGAACAGAATCTTTTCCTCTGGAGCTTTGATACTTCAAAGAAGAATGCACAG GTACAATCACAAGAATCAGCAGGTGTGCTACATTCTTTAACTGGGGGCGCCTGGGATCCCCATGATTATAATGCTCTAGCACTAACAAGTGAATCATCAGTCCAACTTTGGGATCTACGGACAATGAA GAAAACAAATTCAATCGATCATCCTCATGTCCGTAATTTGGATTACAATGTGAAGAGAGTGTATACACTT GTAACGGCTGAAGATGAATCTGGGATACATATATGGGATCTTAGAATGCTGAAGTTTCCAGTCCTTGATCTCCCTGGACATACTCACTG GACATGGACTGTCAAGTGCAATCCCGAATATGAAGACTTAATTCTGGTTCTTTCTCTTCATTTCCTGTATCTGTTTGTCTACCCTATGTATGTggaaagcatacttgtgcaca caCTCACTGAGCCACAATTTTCTATGCTGAATTTCCCCAGAAAATAA